From one Comamonas piscis genomic stretch:
- a CDS encoding DUF748 domain-containing protein, producing the protein MRETQETNKKKSVVLRWLRRLGWCLLALLLLWALSWLLLPWLLRTQGEKLGTEKLGRAVHIGAVEFRPWSLELTVRDLQIAGTQPDSPAMLAVERIYIDADMQSVFRLAPVLDAIQVDKPVLHLAQTAPGQFDFDDVLQKLRSPQPTPDDGKTAHFALYNIELKGGQLAFRDDTVGQTHALNDLQLGIPFLSNLESKREIKVLPQLAFVLNGSQFASHAEATPFADDRKAEAKFAIKDLDLKPYLAYIPTSLPIKLAAGVLNADLALAFEQQEKTQVRLSGDLHATDVQLRDAANGELLGWERLDVQLADVQPLLGQVHIAQLALDGAQLSLKRGKNGRLSLLDAQGQALPGRAEEGTQSDKAESQPAPSEAPAEAASTASSSKPAWSVQVDALKLSRLKGVWVDESVPLPARVQLDDFSMEAQHIAWPFKDPFSFEGSSGLSGAQGVPSTGRLVFSGKATDQMAEVDVSTTGLPLQLGASYLTGVIEPGLLGTIDSEMHLSRQGTALKVALAQMRVSDVALQCNSKANCAPPHGPAIGLKGKNNLLELRQLLVKDAVLDTEAQQVKLGSVQLVEPVLGVSRAKDGRMMFEDWLVASQARKADDESKPAASKPWDVQLDLIAIKGAQLAFQDESTARKVAFRLTGWDVELRDYAPLARKAKPSPLKLSGRIGSGRAEPGRVAYDGSLGLAPLAAAGRVNLSQLPVHAFVPYAEAMLPVRLVRADANFRGTVDYAQSDKGPVLRVKGDAGLDDVRVRPLVAAAAPSRSDDDASGASDTGRKAAAAAASGRSGPLGLGLMGAGDDLLNWKLLSLRALVVDMVPGQRMKVQVGETALSDFYARLLVQENGKLNLQDLGGSRDAAASDPAAPAEGVVVEASGAAAVSPPASPASPEPATGPIIDMGPITLAGGNVKFSDQFVRPNYSADLSELAGRMGAFSSEPTAGQLQLAELELRGKAEGTASLEITGQLNPLVKPLALNIHGKVRDLELSPLTPYSIKYAGHGIERGKMSVDVQYDVTPEGMLTASNKLVLNQLTFGDAVEGAPASLPVKLAVALLADRNGVIDLDLPISGSLNDPQFRLAPIIFKVIGNLIMKAVTSPFALLSGAFGGGSEASHVPFGPGSAMLDAASKESLDKVAKALEDRPALQLTVAGQADLEREKDGWRKARINDLVLAQKRRATVRAGGKPEDVQQVSAAEYPALLKDVYKRADIQKPRNMVGMATDIPTAEMETLLLTSISVPDNAMRELALARGVTVRDYLASKGIKLERLFLGNAKTEGFGEVKDWAPHAELSLAPR; encoded by the coding sequence ATGCGCGAAACGCAAGAAACAAACAAGAAAAAGTCCGTCGTGCTGCGCTGGTTGCGCCGGCTGGGGTGGTGCCTGCTGGCGCTGCTGCTGCTGTGGGCCTTGTCCTGGCTGCTGCTGCCCTGGCTTTTGCGCACCCAAGGTGAAAAGCTGGGCACCGAGAAACTGGGCCGTGCCGTGCATATCGGGGCGGTGGAGTTCAGGCCCTGGTCGCTGGAGCTGACCGTGCGTGACCTGCAGATCGCAGGCACCCAGCCAGACAGCCCCGCCATGCTGGCAGTGGAGCGCATCTATATAGATGCAGACATGCAATCCGTTTTCCGCCTGGCACCGGTGCTCGATGCCATCCAGGTCGACAAGCCGGTGCTGCATCTGGCCCAGACGGCCCCCGGGCAGTTTGATTTTGACGATGTGCTGCAAAAGCTGCGCAGCCCCCAGCCAACGCCCGATGACGGCAAGACTGCACATTTTGCGCTCTACAACATTGAGCTCAAAGGGGGGCAGCTGGCATTCCGCGACGACACCGTGGGCCAGACCCATGCGCTCAATGATCTGCAACTGGGCATTCCATTTCTGAGCAATCTGGAATCCAAGCGTGAGATCAAGGTGCTGCCTCAACTGGCCTTTGTGCTGAATGGCAGCCAGTTCGCAAGCCATGCCGAGGCCACGCCCTTTGCCGATGACCGCAAGGCGGAGGCCAAATTTGCGATCAAGGACCTCGACCTCAAGCCCTATCTGGCCTATATCCCTACGTCCTTGCCCATCAAACTGGCTGCAGGTGTGCTCAATGCCGATCTGGCGCTGGCCTTTGAACAGCAGGAAAAGACGCAGGTACGCCTGAGTGGTGATCTGCATGCCACCGATGTACAGCTGCGTGACGCGGCCAACGGCGAGTTGCTGGGTTGGGAGCGGCTGGATGTGCAACTGGCCGATGTGCAGCCATTGCTGGGGCAGGTGCATATTGCCCAGCTGGCGTTGGATGGTGCGCAGCTGTCGCTCAAGCGGGGCAAGAATGGCCGACTGAGCCTGTTGGATGCTCAGGGCCAGGCGCTGCCAGGCCGTGCTGAGGAAGGGACACAGAGCGACAAGGCGGAGTCGCAACCGGCCCCATCCGAAGCGCCCGCAGAAGCGGCGAGCACCGCCAGCAGCAGCAAACCCGCATGGTCCGTGCAGGTAGATGCGCTCAAGCTCAGCCGCCTCAAGGGGGTGTGGGTGGATGAGAGCGTGCCACTGCCGGCGCGCGTGCAGCTCGATGACTTCAGCATGGAAGCACAGCACATTGCCTGGCCCTTCAAGGACCCCTTCAGTTTTGAGGGTTCGTCGGGCCTCTCGGGTGCCCAGGGTGTGCCGTCTACCGGCCGTCTGGTGTTCTCGGGCAAGGCGACCGACCAGATGGCCGAGGTGGATGTGAGCACCACGGGCCTGCCGCTGCAGCTTGGCGCTTCCTATTTGACCGGGGTGATCGAGCCCGGCCTGCTGGGCACGATCGACAGCGAGATGCACTTGAGCCGCCAGGGCACGGCGCTCAAAGTGGCGCTGGCGCAGATGCGCGTGTCCGATGTGGCCCTGCAGTGCAATAGCAAGGCCAATTGCGCACCGCCCCATGGCCCGGCCATCGGCCTCAAGGGCAAGAACAACCTGCTGGAACTGCGCCAGTTGCTGGTCAAGGATGCCGTGCTGGATACCGAAGCCCAGCAGGTCAAGCTGGGTTCGGTGCAACTGGTGGAGCCCGTGCTGGGTGTCTCGCGGGCCAAGGATGGCCGCATGATGTTTGAGGACTGGCTGGTGGCATCGCAGGCCCGTAAAGCCGATGACGAAAGCAAGCCGGCGGCCAGCAAACCCTGGGATGTGCAGCTGGACTTGATCGCCATCAAGGGTGCGCAGCTGGCCTTCCAGGATGAATCGACGGCCCGCAAGGTCGCCTTTCGCTTGACCGGTTGGGATGTCGAGCTGCGCGACTATGCGCCGCTGGCGCGCAAGGCCAAGCCCTCGCCACTCAAGCTCTCCGGCCGGATCGGCAGCGGCAGGGCCGAGCCGGGCCGTGTTGCCTACGACGGCAGTCTGGGTCTGGCGCCTTTGGCGGCGGCCGGCCGCGTGAATTTGAGCCAGTTGCCGGTCCATGCCTTTGTGCCTTATGCGGAAGCCATGCTGCCGGTGCGCCTGGTGCGGGCGGATGCCAATTTCCGGGGCACCGTGGACTACGCGCAATCGGACAAGGGACCGGTGCTGCGTGTCAAAGGCGATGCTGGGCTGGATGATGTCCGCGTACGTCCCTTGGTGGCCGCCGCTGCGCCCAGCCGCAGCGATGACGACGCCAGTGGTGCCAGTGACACAGGTCGCAAAGCGGCTGCGGCAGCGGCCAGCGGGCGTTCGGGGCCCTTGGGTTTGGGGTTGATGGGTGCGGGCGATGACCTGCTGAACTGGAAACTGCTGAGCCTGCGCGCCCTGGTTGTGGACATGGTGCCCGGCCAGCGCATGAAGGTGCAGGTCGGTGAGACGGCCTTGAGCGATTTCTATGCCCGCCTTTTGGTGCAGGAAAACGGCAAGCTCAATCTGCAGGACCTGGGTGGCAGCCGGGATGCGGCCGCTTCCGATCCGGCGGCACCTGCGGAAGGCGTGGTGGTGGAAGCATCGGGGGCTGCGGCAGTCAGCCCGCCGGCCTCGCCCGCCAGCCCCGAGCCAGCCACCGGTCCGATCATCGACATGGGCCCGATCACCTTGGCGGGCGGCAATGTCAAGTTCAGCGATCAATTTGTGCGGCCCAATTATTCGGCTGACCTGTCCGAGCTGGCCGGGCGCATGGGGGCGTTCTCGTCAGAGCCCACGGCGGGCCAGTTGCAGCTGGCCGAGTTGGAGCTGCGCGGCAAGGCCGAGGGCACGGCGTCGCTGGAGATCACCGGCCAGCTCAACCCGCTGGTCAAGCCGCTGGCGCTCAATATCCATGGCAAGGTGCGTGATCTGGAGCTGTCGCCGCTGACGCCCTACAGCATCAAATACGCCGGCCATGGCATCGAGCGCGGCAAGATGAGCGTGGATGTGCAGTACGACGTAACGCCAGAGGGCATGCTGACGGCCAGCAACAAGCTGGTGCTGAACCAGCTGACCTTTGGCGATGCGGTGGAGGGCGCGCCGGCCAGCCTGCCGGTCAAGCTGGCGGTTGCCCTGTTGGCTGACCGCAATGGCGTGATCGATCTGGACCTGCCCATCAGCGGCTCGCTCAATGATCCGCAGTTCCGCCTGGCGCCGATCATCTTCAAGGTCATCGGCAACCTGATCATGAAGGCCGTCACCTCGCCATTTGCGCTGCTATCCGGTGCCTTTGGTGGCGGCAGTGAGGCCAGCCATGTGCCTTTTGGCCCCGGCAGTGCGATGCTGGACGCTGCCAGCAAGGAGAGCCTGGACAAAGTGGCCAAAGCGCTGGAGGACCGGCCAGCACTGCAACTGACCGTGGCTGGCCAGGCCGATCTGGAGCGCGAGAAGGACGGCTGGCGCAAGGCCCGTATCAACGACTTGGTGCTGGCCCAAAAGCGCCGGGCCACGGTGCGTGCCGGCGGCAAGCCTGAGGATGTGCAGCAGGTCAGCGCTGCCGAGTACCCCGCGCTGCTCAAGGACGTGTACAAGCGCGCAGATATACAGAAGCCGCGCAACATGGTCGGCATGGCCACCGACATCCCCACCGCCGAGATGGAAACCCTGCTGCTCACCAGCATCAGCGTGCCGGACAACGCCATGCGCGAGTTGGCCTTGGCCCGGGGCGTGACCGTGCGCGACTACCTGGCCAGCAAGGGTATCAAGCTCGAACGGCTCTTTCTGGGCAATGCCAAGACGGAGGGATTTGGCGAGGTCAAGGACTGGGCGCCGCATGCGGAGCTGAGCCTGGCGCCGCGCTGA
- a CDS encoding lytic transglycosylase domain-containing protein, producing the protein MTAPAQVDAGVRSLGATISRGLMTVAHNSFALIGLIVAFCALTLVSRPDLRHAGEAQLRSWLQARTHAAPAHELAGTEADALAGDDATMIAAVDRATASNPQQLPRNQAAVAYWLAKKYRVAPEPLAVLVSEAYLVGKETKLDPTLILAIMAVESSFNPFAQSSVGAQGLMQVMTKIHTDKYENFGGHFAAFDPVTNLRVGVKVLQECIQRAGSLEGGLKYYVGAANLPTDGGYAAKVMAEHFRIKQVADGRGNAPKAPAAKPSLSAQADTPANAETVVDKAKAPSNSATPGTKAETVALADKQTAVPAAAKAEATTVAMGS; encoded by the coding sequence ATGACGGCTCCCGCGCAAGTGGATGCCGGTGTGCGCTCTTTGGGCGCCACCATCAGTCGTGGTCTGATGACCGTGGCACACAACAGTTTTGCTTTGATCGGTTTGATCGTGGCGTTTTGCGCCCTCACCCTGGTGTCGCGTCCCGACCTGCGCCATGCCGGCGAGGCGCAATTGCGCAGCTGGTTGCAGGCGCGTACCCATGCCGCCCCGGCACATGAGCTGGCTGGCACCGAGGCCGACGCACTGGCGGGCGACGACGCCACCATGATCGCTGCGGTGGATCGCGCCACCGCAAGCAACCCGCAACAGTTGCCCCGCAACCAGGCGGCTGTGGCTTACTGGCTGGCCAAAAAGTACCGCGTGGCACCCGAGCCTCTGGCGGTACTGGTGTCCGAAGCCTACCTGGTGGGCAAGGAAACCAAGTTGGACCCGACCCTGATCCTCGCCATCATGGCGGTGGAATCGAGCTTCAACCCCTTCGCGCAGAGCTCGGTTGGCGCACAAGGCCTGATGCAGGTGATGACCAAGATCCACACCGACAAGTACGAGAACTTCGGCGGCCACTTTGCAGCCTTTGATCCTGTCACCAACCTGCGCGTGGGCGTCAAGGTGCTTCAGGAGTGCATCCAGCGCGCTGGATCGCTCGAAGGTGGCCTTAAATACTATGTGGGCGCTGCCAACCTGCCTACCGACGGTGGCTATGCCGCCAAGGTGATGGCCGAGCACTTCCGCATCAAGCAAGTGGCCGATGGCCGTGGCAATGCGCCCAAGGCACCTGCCGCCAAGCCTTCGCTGTCGGCCCAGGCGGATACCCCGGCCAATGCGGAAACCGTGGTTGACAAGGCCAAGGCCCCTAGCAACAGTGCCACTCCAGGCACCAAGGCAGAGACCGTGGCCCTGGCTGACAAGCAAACCGCCGTGCCTGCGGCTGCCAAGGCCGAGGCGACCACCGTCGCCATGGGTTCCTGA
- the glyA gene encoding serine hydroxymethyltransferase, with product MYQRNILVEQTDAELFAAIQAENQRQEQHIELIASENYASPAVMWAQGTQLTNKYAEGYPGKRYYGGCEFVDIAEKLAIDRVKQLFGADAANVQPHCGASANEAVFLAFLKPGDTIMGMSLAEGGHLTHGMPLNISGKWFNVVSYGLNDKEELDYDAMEKKAHETKPKLIIAGASAYSLEIDFARFAKVAKDVGAIFMVDMAHYAGLIAAGEYPNPVPHADIVTTTTHKSLRGPRGGVILMKAEHEKAINSAVFPGLQGGPLMHVIAAKAVAFKEALAPEFKTYAQQVKTNARIVAETLTERGLRIISGGTQSHLMLVDLRAKGITGKEAEAVLGAAHMTINKNSIPNDPEKPMVTSGIRIGTPAMTTRGFKDEEARLTANLIADVLDNPRDEANIAAVRAKVNALTARFPVYR from the coding sequence ATGTACCAACGCAACATCCTTGTCGAACAGACCGACGCCGAACTCTTTGCGGCCATCCAGGCCGAAAACCAACGCCAAGAGCAGCACATCGAGCTGATCGCCAGCGAAAACTACGCCTCCCCCGCCGTGATGTGGGCCCAAGGCACCCAGCTGACCAACAAGTACGCCGAAGGCTACCCAGGCAAGCGCTACTACGGCGGCTGCGAATTTGTCGATATCGCTGAGAAGCTCGCGATCGACCGCGTCAAGCAACTGTTCGGCGCCGATGCCGCCAACGTGCAACCCCATTGCGGCGCCTCCGCTAATGAAGCTGTCTTCCTGGCCTTCTTGAAGCCCGGCGACACCATCATGGGCATGAGCCTGGCCGAAGGTGGTCACCTGACCCACGGCATGCCGCTGAACATCTCCGGCAAGTGGTTCAATGTCGTCTCCTACGGCCTGAACGACAAGGAAGAGCTGGACTACGACGCCATGGAAAAGAAGGCGCACGAGACCAAGCCCAAGCTGATCATCGCTGGCGCATCCGCTTACTCGCTGGAAATCGACTTCGCCCGCTTTGCCAAGGTGGCCAAGGACGTGGGCGCGATCTTCATGGTAGACATGGCCCACTACGCCGGCCTGATCGCCGCTGGTGAGTACCCCAACCCCGTGCCCCACGCCGACATCGTGACCACCACCACCCACAAGAGCCTGCGCGGCCCCCGTGGTGGCGTGATCCTGATGAAGGCCGAGCACGAAAAGGCCATCAACTCGGCCGTGTTCCCCGGCCTGCAAGGCGGCCCGCTGATGCACGTGATCGCAGCCAAGGCCGTGGCCTTCAAGGAAGCGCTGGCGCCTGAGTTCAAGACCTACGCCCAGCAAGTCAAGACCAACGCCCGCATCGTCGCTGAAACCTTGACCGAGCGCGGCCTGCGCATCATTTCCGGCGGCACCCAAAGCCACTTGATGCTGGTCGATCTGCGCGCCAAGGGCATCACCGGCAAGGAAGCCGAAGCCGTGCTGGGCGCTGCCCACATGACGATCAACAAGAACTCCATCCCCAACGACCCGGAAAAGCCGATGGTCACCAGCGGTATCCGTATCGGTACGCCTGCGATGACCACCCGTGGTTTCAAGGACGAAGAAGCGCGCCTGACCGCCAACCTGATCGCCGACGTGCTGGACAACCCGCGTGACGAGGCCAATATCGCTGCCGTGCGCGCCAAGGTCAACGCCCTGACCGCCCGCTTCCCCGTCTACCGCTAA
- the nrdR gene encoding transcriptional regulator NrdR translates to MKCPFCSHPDTQVVETRVAEDGGFVRRRRQCGNCEKRFTTYERPEVSLPVIVKKDGRRIDYDRSKLRGSFSLALRKRPVSIDKVDMALEHVEDKLRTLGAREVQTHLIGELVMAELQKLDKVAYIRYASVYRSFEDIDQFKSIVDEVTTPPPEPKKDGVRKKD, encoded by the coding sequence ATGAAATGCCCCTTCTGCAGCCACCCCGACACCCAGGTGGTGGAGACCCGTGTTGCAGAAGACGGCGGCTTTGTACGGCGCAGGCGCCAGTGCGGTAACTGCGAAAAGCGCTTCACCACCTATGAGCGGCCCGAAGTCAGCTTGCCGGTGATCGTTAAAAAGGATGGCCGGCGCATCGACTACGACCGCAGCAAGCTGCGCGGCTCCTTCAGCCTGGCGTTGCGCAAGCGCCCTGTATCCATCGACAAGGTGGACATGGCGCTGGAGCATGTCGAAGACAAGCTGCGCACCTTGGGCGCCCGCGAGGTGCAGACCCATCTGATCGGCGAGCTGGTCATGGCCGAGCTGCAAAAGCTCGACAAGGTGGCCTACATCCGCTACGCCAGCGTCTACCGCAGCTTTGAGGACATTGACCAATTCAAGTCCATCGTCGACGAGGTGACCACCCCGCCACCGGAGCCCAAAAAAGACGGCGTCCGTAAAAAAGACTGA
- the aroC gene encoding chorismate synthase: MSGNTFGTLFTVTNFGESHGPAIGCVIDGCPPGMALSEADIQQDLDRRRPGTSKFVTQRNEPDSVEILSGVYEGKTTGTPIALLIRNTDQRSKDYSNIAQSFRPGHADYAYWHKYGIRDPRGGGRSSARLTAPTVAAGAVAKKWLKEKFGTEFRACMLQVGEVALPFEDWAHVPHNPFFAPVADVTRYEDYMDALRKAGDSCGALIRVQASGVPVGLGEPLYDKLDADIAYAMMGLNAVKAVEIGAGFDSVGQRGTTHGDSLSPQGFRSNNAGGILGGISTGQDIEIRIAIKPTSSIISPRESIDTEGNSTEVITKGRHDPCVGIRAAPIAEALLAMVLMDHALRHRAQNSDVVLSVGPIAAEAPQD, translated from the coding sequence ATGAGCGGCAATACCTTCGGCACCCTGTTTACTGTTACCAACTTTGGCGAATCCCACGGCCCGGCGATTGGCTGCGTGATTGACGGCTGCCCGCCCGGCATGGCGTTGAGCGAGGCAGATATCCAGCAGGATCTGGACCGCCGCCGCCCCGGCACCAGCAAGTTTGTCACCCAGCGCAATGAGCCCGACAGCGTGGAGATTCTCTCCGGCGTCTACGAGGGCAAGACGACGGGAACGCCGATTGCGCTGCTGATCCGCAATACGGACCAGCGCAGCAAGGACTACTCCAATATTGCGCAGAGCTTTCGCCCAGGGCATGCCGACTATGCCTACTGGCACAAATACGGCATCCGGGACCCGCGTGGAGGCGGTCGCTCCTCGGCCCGCCTGACGGCGCCCACCGTGGCCGCTGGTGCGGTAGCCAAGAAGTGGCTGAAAGAGAAGTTCGGCACCGAGTTCCGCGCCTGCATGCTGCAGGTGGGCGAAGTGGCCCTGCCGTTTGAGGACTGGGCGCATGTGCCCCACAACCCGTTTTTTGCGCCGGTGGCCGATGTGACCCGCTATGAAGACTATATGGATGCGCTGCGCAAGGCAGGCGATTCTTGTGGCGCGCTGATCCGTGTGCAGGCCAGCGGCGTGCCCGTCGGCCTGGGCGAGCCGCTGTACGACAAGCTCGACGCCGATATCGCCTACGCGATGATGGGCCTCAATGCCGTCAAGGCGGTGGAGATTGGTGCCGGCTTTGACAGCGTGGGCCAGCGTGGTACCACGCATGGCGATTCGCTCAGCCCCCAAGGCTTTCGCAGCAACAATGCCGGCGGCATTCTGGGCGGCATCAGCACCGGGCAGGACATCGAGATCCGCATTGCCATCAAGCCGACCAGCTCGATCATCAGCCCGCGCGAGTCCATCGATACCGAGGGCAACAGCACCGAGGTCATCACCAAGGGCCGGCACGACCCCTGCGTGGGCATCCGCGCCGCACCGATTGCCGAGGCCTTGCTGGCGATGGTGCTGATGGACCATGCACTGCGCCACCGCGCCCAGAACAGCGATGTGGTGCTGTCAGTGGGCCCGATTGCTGCTGAGGCACCGCAAGACTGA